TTGAGAACAACTGTGCCTTTGTCAGTTCTACACAGTTGAAGAGGTCAACTAACCGGCATGAAACGGTTGGATAGTTAGGAATCTCTCATTGCACAGAAAAACAATACAACTTTGGTATTTTATTGAAAAGTATTGGAATTTGTAAATTTTGTTTGACCTCATACTTCATACATACCTTTCCTCGGATTCATTCTTTTTAGGTTTATTTGGAAAATATTGGTGATGATGaccttttatttttcaaaatatgacatttttgtttcaataaaatcaatacagtgtgtaaaatatttaaagcaGTCTAATTCTTCAATCTTTGTAAAATTAGTTTAAGAACATGACTGCACATACTCCAGCAGACCCAGCACAGCTAACCCACATCAggacagcctaaaggaaggggtggtccagAGGGGACAGGCGTGTACGGGACACAAAGGAGGCacataataaacacacatatttcCATAGACCCTGGGGATGACCTGCAAGTGTAAGGGGCTTGACCCTGAGGACCTGCCGAACGTGCTCTGAAGTCCGTTTGTATTAGTGCTGGTGACAATCgtcagatggtaggtggagctggtaggctgaaactcctcccacaaagtcagcctaaaagagacagggacACAAAATACAGCCAGCCACACAAAACATGTTGGAGGATACGTCCAGGGACATTACGGGACAGAGCACAGTCGTGGAGCGGGTGGAAAATTTACTCACCATAATCCACTCTGGTCCTAATACAGACACACCAGCCTTGGCTAGCGGGCGAGGGAATGAAACATGGACTGATCATGTGTCTGTGGTGATTTGCACCCTGACACATTATTGTGTGATAtcacatacacacgcagacaATAAAGAAAGGCACTGAATAATTATTAATCCATTTCAGTTGACCGATATATTATtaacctattattattattgttgttgttgtttttattgttatgttatatgtgtatatgcataGCTTCTTCATTGCAAATGGTTTATGTCATCATGCGAGGAAAACATTTTAGATGTATGTTATAACTGGACCCTAATTATGaagaacataatttttttataccaTTGTTTCGGTTTAAGTGGTATCTGTTAACTTTTTGCTTTATGATGAAAATGCCACTGTTTCATTACGAAATCCGACAAAGAGGTCAGCACAGGCTCTCCAGGCCGCTGCTGCAGCCACCGTTTGATTATGTAAGATCGCTCGAGCAAATCCAGTCAAATCCAATCTGTAGAAGCAAGTGGGTCTGACTGACTTTGAGATTTCCTAATCTGCTAGTGGACAGCGTTCTGTCAGACATGGAGGGCGATGTGGGGATTGAGGCGTTACCACACGTACGTAACTCTGGGGGGTGAATGGAAGGCTGGGTGGGTCGAGgcgttttaatgtttttaaaactgGCTGCATTTTGGTCACTTAGGTGGAGTAAGACTTTCAGAATTACACGTAAATACTTaccaaatagaaaaaaagtgtaatttaatgactttttttttgtagaataaAATTTGTAGGGGGGTGACCTTAATGAGATTAAAGAACTTTTTGTGTTATACACCAGCAATGTTGCCTCATTTGATACATATAATTGTAGTGGCGCAGggtaaaatatgtaatatatgttaGTAATTATGGTTATGgatgtgaatatgaatatgaatgaagcgtgaggtatgtgtgtgtgtgtgtgtgtgtgtgcattcagtGGTGTGTCAGTAGAGGGCGCTACACCTAGTGCATTTCCACTCATTATGCAGCATGGAGCTGCTCATGCTTCATCTCAGGGTAaattgtcctgctcagggactccATGGTTGTCAGCGGGGTCAAATCTTGACCTTCGTGGTCCATCTTTTACACTCTGCACTTCGTGACTGTAGACAGAGACAGGTCTCCTTTCCTTCTTCGACTGTGTCGGGGTAGATCAGTTCCTTATCTGTCACATCCACCCGCTACTAAGACGAGTCCAAAAGCGGAAGCATGTTGATGGCCAGCAGTAAAACAGCTCATGTCAGTATTACCAGTGAGATACTGTATTTGCATGCTGGGTTGGGCTCCAGAAACACATTCAGCAACCCAGGACCGCATGGTCTCTAGGTCTTGCTGATCAGGTCAGACCAAGATTCGTTCGACTGAACTACTCATACCTAGAGGccatattaattaaaatgttatatgtAGAAGGCGTGTGTGCCATGCAGATTCTGGAGGTTCGAAGGACGTAATCTGTCATTTGACACTGATCTTATTTTTAGtggccttcattttttttctttacttcatGTCCTTGTAATGTTTCTTCTTGAAGAACACGGGGACTGATGTCACTCGGTTTATGCCGATGATTCATGATTTAGTGTAAATGTCTCCACATTTCCTTCTTCCTGATGCAATGAACAGACCTTACTGAAAAGCACCCCTGTCACCCTCACTCGGGCTCCTCCCCCCCCACGGAGGAGGGGTCTTTACGTCAGCATGATGTACGTGCCCCTCTCCTCATCAGCTGCATGGCAGGCAGCATGAGCAACAATGGCGTCTCCTCCCATTTCCTCAGGGAGAGCGGGGGAAGTCAGCGACTACGTGAGACAGGGTTTCAGGTCCGGGCGGGTGGGGTGCGTGGGTGAAGGGTAGAATTCGTCAGCTGTTCTCAGGCCCGAGGCCCTGCTCTGCCCGGCTGAGCCAATCGGCGAGCAGGAAGTGGGCAGGGCTTAAGCCAGTCCCCAATCCCTCCCCTCTGCATCTCATGTGAGTGTATTACACACAGCCTGACTTcctgagagagaggagagaccTTCATCGCCACTTGGTCTAGAAGTTCCTGCACGGCGACGCCTTCCAGGGCTCTAAGACTGGGCTGGGACTGTTTCTCACGCTGAGACGGACGCGAGGACCTTcctctcttgctttttttttcggATCTTTCCTCTCATTCCACCACATCAGTGGAGCAGGATGATAGCAGCACAGCTCCTGGCCTACTACTTCACAGAGCTGAAGGATGACCAGGTCAAGAAGGTGAGTAGCCCATGTCTCACCTGTCCCGGCCCCGCCGCTCTCCCAAAAATAGGAGAGCTTTGTAGCCCGAAAGCTCTGTGACACCCATGGGACAACAGGTGACATGTGCCGGTGTTTTGGGCTTATGAGGGGATCGGATGCTGTTGCGCCTTGAGGGCCTTTGAGTTTGGGGTGTACGGGTATCATCACCCTCCTGCGTCCCAGCACGCCAGGGGACCGGTCAGGGCACCATCACAGGCCGCTGCAGTGTCCTTGAAAGCAGGATGTCAGCATGCGGCCGCATGGACGCCGGGTCCTGCTGGGTTTTCCGCGACTGCTACGGCAGAGAGAGCGAGTATGAAGttggggggacggggggggggggtgggtaaCGGGGGGGTGTCTCAGCACAAAGCGTGACCAGGAGTCCGGTTTCAGTAGCCGAGCGGCTTTGCCCCGCCCCACGCTGCTGGTAGGCCCGGCTGTAGCCGTCGCCCCTGCGTATTTCTGAAAGGGAGGAATGCAAACATGGGactttttaagtgtgtgtgtgcgtgtgtgtgtgaagggagggaaggagagggCACGTTTTTCACTGCTACTTCCTGTTTCACCTCAGATCTGAGACGGTTCGGCGGGATTAGCACAGGGAGGACTTCCCTGTTCCCACCGCCATCAGAAAGCTGCGTGGTTACTCGTAAAAGGTTTATGGCTCACCCACGTTGCAGCGTCCATCTTTACCAGCTTGTCATGGTTCTCGCATTATTATAAATGGATCTATATTGTACTGGAGTACTGAAATTAAAACGGCTCGTGGCTCTCGGTGGGAGGCCTGCACCAGCGGCAGCGGCTGGGGGGAGGAGTGACGTCACCATGACAGCGGCGGCGATGGACGTGCACAGAGACCGCTGGTGCCTTTTAGAGCAGATTTAACGGAGACAAAAGGAGGCAAGAATGGCTGAAGCTCAGAGTTCACACACCGGCTCAGCCTGGTAGTTTTAACTGGGAGATCATTTCATGCTCTTTTAATATAAAGCACAGAAAAGTTTAAGTTGTAAAATtctacattattacattaagtttacatttatattcaagGACATTTGTGACAGAGATTTTTAAGGAAGTTCAGATTTCCAACTAAAtatttgtaattaattataCACGGAATGTCTACAGAACCCACAgtagaacgtttttttttttttttttacctcagtcTGGCCTGATGAAATGCTGCAAAATGCTGGGTCATTAAACTGCACCTTTCTGTTATAAGCAGTTATAAACTGTGCAATGGCCATAAACAGGACAGTCTAATCGGTTCTGAGAAGTATTTGATGTTGGTTCTGTGTTAGTCATTCCAGTACAATGGAGGGTTAGACTGTATATCTCATCGCTGGGCTCGTTCCATCGCATTCTTCTGCTTTGCCATTCGGCATCAGGGTTCCTCGCCAGCAACTCGGTCACTGCCCAGTGaggatggtttttattttttctcccctcctctgTACAGAGGGCATGCACAGAAGAGAGGAGCTGGAGCACAATGCCAGTGCCAGGACACGTTTTGCTCTCAGCGTTTCGAGATGCAGGGGACATCTGAGGTTTTTCTTGTCTTTCCCCTCCAACATGTCTTTCCCCTTTTCAAACATGGTCGCTTCAATCAAATACTTTTTATCGCAAGTTATCACAAGGCTCGTTCCTGAAGAACTGTGATGAACACAGATATCTAACggttttgctgcatttttttttttgtttccagatTGACAAGTATCTCTACTCCATGCGTTTCTCCGATGAGACCCTCTTGGAAATCATGAGCCGCTTCCGCAGGGAGCTGGAGAAGGGTCTGTCCCAAGACACAAACCCCACAGCTACTGTCAAGATGTTGCCGACCTTTGTGAGGTCCATTCCTGATGGGACAGGTAAGCGATAAGACTTTCTACTTCCTTGTACACTGCCAatcagaagtttggacacacctactcatttatgagcaggccttgcattttttacattatagaacaaaactgaagacacagacctatgaaataaaagtaaaaagtcaagGCAAAAAGTTTCTCTCGTATCTCCAAATTAGGGAGCTTTTTCTGTGATGGCAGAAATTCACACACTTGACTTCTCttcaccaccttaagttagacggGGACGGTTCCCAACTGTCCTGAAGGTTTCTGCTGAACACGTTCTTATCGTTCACTCATGGTaatcagcatctcatgaagcagcttttgatgaggacaatagtgaacaaagccgccatgaaggtaaaaagaggccaccatttcatcaaacatacttcactttctcctgatacaacaaatacaaaatattttttttgcattggattcttcaaaatggctccatcttagtctccataacctccACAGaatcaaacttttgactggttgtgtAAATTAAATTCAACTTTAAAATCTCAGGTTGCCATAGAACATATACATGAACTACATTAACTACAGTCGGGTTGGGGCATGTGCTAGAAATTGCATTTTATGAAATTATGTTGCTGAATATTAATCAAATtactattatttaaaaatgatttcagaTTCCAAGGGTTCCATTTTAAATTCCATGACAGGGTTATCTATGTAAACAGTTAGAATGAAAGAATATGCAGGTTAAAAATGTGATTTCCATGCTGTTGTGTCAACATGGTGAAATCGGCTTTGCTCCAGCATGTCCTCCACATTCTCCACATTTCATCATAGAGGAGGCAGGTTCTCCAGGTGTGTTTTACACTACTGCACCGCAGCATGTGTGCTGTTTCTTACGACAACAGTTTTGTTTCATCTTTGCATAAGTTGTGATGACACGGATGTAAGACAAATCCTTTCAATGTTCAAAGTTGTTCTGTGCAACTCCCGTTTGGTGCATCTCATATCCTTCCTCAGGCTAACCACAGTACGCCATTGTTTCTACAGCCCACTCTCAACAGATAATGTGTGAGGTCAGTAAAACAGGACAGAGCTTTTCACTCTGAATGAACTCAGCTAGAAATGCGTGAGTGTGCGGAGAGATGCTCCAGCTTCCCAACTATACAAGCATAACCTTTGATATTTGCTTCACATTGTTTCACGTTCTTGTGCAGTTATAGTTTCTAAATAAAGACATGGCCTTTAGATCAGGCTTAGATGACCTTCTGCGATGGGCACTGCTGTTAAAGAAAGCacatttacacatgcacactccacgtgtgttcattcatagttttgatgccttcagtgagaatctaccaatgtaaatggaatgaaaataaagaaaacacattgaatgagaaggtgtgtccataattttggcctgtactgtgtatctTTACctattcttaataataacaacaataataccatcaaaacacaataatgcttattattatatatttattatataaagaACGTGCTGCCATGGAGACTACCATAGAGGTTTGTGTAAACTATTTAACTGTGATGTTAACCAAAATGagttttgctttgtttacaGTTATAAAAGTTTTATTTCTAGTACACCGCTACCTGTACACATCAAATCGGTGTCAACAACATTAACATTGTCTGGTCAGGTCCATGTATCCCATAAAGCCAGGCTCTAGTCGTGTTGTTGGAGCTGCAGAATGATGCTGTGGTGATACGTGGTCACTTTATCTTGTGTAAATGGTGactttgtatatttaaaaaattcccAAGTCCTGCTTCCagtgctttttttgtctttggctTGTTCACATTCCTGATTCCATTCCTAATGCCTGGAATTCTGCAAGGGATGAGGGGGAGTCATTTGGTTACTTTTCCGGTCTGTCCTCGCCAACAGAAACCCCAAAACTGCATGTTGTACACCCCTACTGCTGCAGGTTACACGTTTATCAGTCCaaacttctcacacacaccttccctTTCATCAAATGATGAAGTGTGTACATATTTAATCAACTTTTATTCATGGTGAAAATTATTGATATTCCAGTTCAATGGGGTCAGGGCCTTTTGATGTGGCTCAGTGACAGGTCTTGGCCACTGGGCAGGGACTGATATGACTGATTTAACACTGATATGAAGTGTTGGCTGGGTCAATAGCCCAGAGTGCATTTCAGGGCAGTGGGTGCAGCTGCTGGGTGCTTGCAGCTACACCAGGAAAACCTGTTTCTGAGGAGCCGTGTCTTTTCTCGCATCTTTTGTTCAGAGCTGGGAAAGGGGGCAGGGAACACAAACGTAGTAGAGCACAAAAAGGATAACAAAAATGTGACAAAGCACACACAATTGGTCAGTTAGCAAACGGAGGTTGTAACTATGTTAAATACAGATGGTGCTGAGTGTGAAAAGTAACATGCAGGCACTTGTGCAGaactcactcacacagatacgCTGTTCTCTGGACCATTGTGAGATAATCccataaatatatacactagatgtcacgTTGAATGGGGCGTCTATGGGAATAAATGAGCCAATAGAGTCGCCATCTTGGGATGGTGTAGTGCtcctttaaaatgaatgaacgtCTATCAGGGCCACGGTGGAATACTGAATTAAAGCACCATTAACTGGAAAATTCTTGTATTTATGACCACGCCACAAATAAATTGACAGAGAGGTTTTCTGAAAAcagcataattttatgttcaaaatgtaatctgcatatgtgtattttttaagTACACTCCCAGTACgtgcagaaaaatacaaatacaatcacCACAAAAAAGGGCAGCAATGTTCGCTGAAAGACCCTGACAGTCTTCATGATGGACCCTGTATCCTttaccactcatacatttatattttcacgTTTATCCAAAGCAACCGGTTTTTGTATGGATTTGTTGAGAACTACAGACAATGAGCTGTACACAATACAGACaagaaaaatactttattttttatattcaatatgAAGGATGAACATCTAttggaaaaaataactaaagacagggcaggtccacaCACAGATGCATCTTGTATAGATATTTACAGGTGTCAGAACCGAAGCTGTGCCTTTCCTGTACGCTGAGATTTAAAAGACAACTGTAACATCTGGTCtgtacgtttacatttacatttacagcatttatcagatgcccttatccagagcgacttacaatcagtagttacaggacagtccccccctggagacactcagggttaagtgtcttgctcagggacacaatggtagtaagtgggatttgaacctgggtcttctggttcataggctagttacccactaggatactaccacccctacccaCTACCACATGagtaacatattttttttcaaacataaaattttataatatacaagatgataaaataaaatcatacttatgaaatgttatgccttgatCCTTCGCTATTACAGCCATACGTGGCGCAAACGTCAAAGGATGTGGCGTAGTTCTTAATCACCAGTCTGGGAGCGGCTCTCTAAACACTGGTGACAGTCCATGTGATGGATTGTAAAGTTAACTGAGAAGATAAGCAGGCTTTTCCTGGCAAAAGTCAGAGACATTTGTTGGGTGTTAAGAAGCATTTTAAATGAAGGAACAGGACAGATTCATCAGCCAGCAGCATTTTCTGCTGTCTCACATATAACATTCACTAAACAACAAAGTGATTTATTCCCATTTTCACGTTTTCTCAAGTTGCAAGAATCGTATCCAACTGTACAACTCCTGTAAAAGCGGCACCTGATTTGATGTTTTCATGTATTTAGTAACTCTGGTCAACCTGGGACATTCAGTTTTAATTTAAGGGGTTCTTAATTCTGCTTTTATTACTGCATGTATTTGTCCAAATATAACTGCATTTGATGAACAAATGATCATCTGCATTCTATTCACCACAGAAAAGGGTGACTTTATAGCCCTGGATCTGGGTGGATCGAACTTCCGTATCCTGCGTGTGAAGGTGTCTCATGAGAAAAAGCAGACAGTGCAGATGGAGACCGAGATCTATGACACACCAGAGGACATCATTCACGGCAGTGGAACCAGGGTACCTACAGATACTCTTTCATTGTATAACTCTCAGGGTTGTCTATGCGTTCTCTGTACGGAATTTAGGTTTATTTTCATCTTCCTCTGTTCTGATGCAGCTGTTCGACCATGTTGCTGAATGCCTGGGTGACTTCATGGAGAAGCACAAAATTAAGGACAAAAAGCTTCCCGTTGGGTTCACTTTCTCCTTCCCTTGTGCACAAACCAAACTGGACGAGGCAAGGCTGAGGCTCACCAGCTACCCTGCACACAGCCACCAGCTCCACACCGCATCACATTCGTGATGTCAACAAAACTTGTCTGCTCTGTGCACTTTTAGGGCATCTTGCTCACGTGGACCAAACGTTTTAAAGCAAGTGGGGTGGAGGGGATGGATGTTGTCAAGCTTCTGAACAAAGCCATAAAAAAACGCGGGGTGAGATTCAGCACATTGACGACAACTCATTACTTAAACAGATGTGGATACTTGTGATAGTTGTGGCACCCACAGTGGTCCAGCAACTGGTCTACAGTTGctgcattaataataaagttCTATTTGTATGATTCTAAATGCATGATTTGTTAATATTTTCTTAGGACTATGAAGCTGATATCATGGCTGTGGTGAATGACACAGTTGGAACCATGATGACGTGTGGATTTGACGACCATCGCTGTGAAGTTGGGATAATTATTGGTAATCTCAAGGGCCTTAATTTTAAAGCACTATAATGCACTGTGTACAGTACATGGGGAGTGTTTGGAAATGTGTTCAGGACtcacaaacagacaaaaacacataaaacagacaaaattatCTGACTATTATTTAAATCCTGCAAATGCTCAACACAGTTGAATATTAACCAGGCTCCTCAGTTTTCCACAATAACTGAGGTTGGTGAATGTAGCCCATTGTTTTCGTGTGTGAGTATGAAACTGAAGCCTTAACATTAGTTGCCAGGCCAGTTCTCAAATCTGACCTCGAcaataacagtgtgtgtgtgtgtgtgtgtgtgtgtttaggcacCGGCACAAATGCATGTTACATGGAGGAAATGCGCCACATTGAACTGGTGGAAGGAGACGAGGGCAGGATGTGCATCAACACTGAATGGGGCGCCTTTGGAGATGATGGAATGCTGGAGGACATTCGAACGGACTTTGACAGAGACATTGACAGAGGATCACTCAACCCCGGCAAACAGCTGTAAGCCCTGCGCACGGCCATCAAATAGGTTAATCAGGGTTTTAACACACGCTGCCTGTGCCTGCGGGTATTAAAGGATGCCGTGATACTGAAGTGCAAACTGACTCGTGAAGACACTTTGGCTTTTGCATGTGCTTTGTCCCTGAGAGTTGACAACTGTCTCCCGTTTGGCCAGGTTTGAGAAGATGGTGAGTGGGATGTACATGGGTGAGCTGGTGAGGCTCATTCTAGTAAAGATGGCCAGAGAAGGACTGCTGTTTGAGGGAAGGATAACCCCAGAACTTCTAACCAAAGGGAAATTTGAGACAAAGCACATTTCCGCCATTGAGAAGTATGTTGCCTTCAAATTCAATTTCTGTGATTCATAATAATTATCCCTGTCTTCATAAATGCTTGATGGAAGGAAAGACAACTGCTAAATGCTTATGAACTATGATCATGGAGCTACAATATGTTTGGGAAACTGGTTATTGGTTATTTCTGATATTGTATTGCTCTTTacttgtttttgttcttatttatacgtaaatgtgtgtgttggatgaGCACTATAGATCTTTGTCAGTATTAGTACTGTAGTACTAGCAGTGCTTACATAATTGCATGTTTACCCACTCATCCAGGAGCAAAGAGGGGTTGTCCAAAGCCAAGGAGATTTTGGCTCGTTTAGGCGTGGAGCCATCCGCAGACGACTGCATTGCTGTTCAGCATGTCTGCGCCATCGTCTCTTTCCGCTCGGCCAGCCTTGTAGCTGCAACGCTGGCAGCCATTCTCACTCGCTTGAAGGACAACAAGCATGTCCCACGCCTGAAAACCACAGTGGGCATCGATGGCTCCCTCTACAAGATGCACCCACAGTGCGTATGGTGCCTCATGGGTGGTGTAGTTGCAGTGGCGTTTGCAGGAATATCCTTGATTTACTCTTCTTTGCCTGTCTGTCTCTTAGGTACGCTCGGCGTCTGCACAAAACCGTTCGCCGGCTGGTACCAGAATGCGATGTCCGCTTCCTTCTCTCGGAAAGTGGCAGCGGCAAAGGGGCTGCCATGGTGACTGCCTGGGCCTACAGGCTGGCGGACCAGACGCGGCAGATCGCGGAGACCCTGGCTCAGTTCAAACTCAGCAAAgagcagctgctggaggtgaagaggaggatgaaggtgGAGATCGAGAACGGCCTGAAGAAGGACACCCAGGACAAAGCCACCGTCAAGATGCTGCCCACCTACGTGCGCCAGACGCCGGACGGGACAGGTATTCTATAGAACATTATAGAACATTTCCACGTGATACCTGATCGGAAGTGGGAAGAGTAGCCAAACATTTAACTCAGGTATGAGTAGCGTTACACCAATATAATTAAAActcaagtaaaaaaatgacTCAAGTAAGAGTACAAAGTACGTAGCGATAATTGCTAGAACCAATGGCGCCATCTAGCTgccaaaaataaagcatataaatggtttaaaaaattaACGAGTCGAGTGTTGCCCAACGTAGTGAAGTACCGTTCCTTATTCACAAATggactcaagtaaaagtaaaaagtagtgcattgtaaacctactcttagaagtacttttttttccccaaaagttACTTAAGTAAATTGAACTAATTACTACCCACCTCTGTACCTGATCTTCCCAGAACTAAAAAACGTTGATGTCTTAAAGCTAATTGTGTAAAGTAAAATTATAACTGTTTTGTTTAATGTTCTTTAGAAAATGGAGATTTCCTGGCCTTGGATCTGGGCGGCACAAATTTTAGGGTGCTGCTTGTCAAGATCCGGAGTGGCAAGAGGAGAAGTGTGGAGATGCACAACAAAATCTACGCCATTCCTCAGGAGATCATGCAGGGAACGGGCGAGGAGGTGAGAGCATGGAGGTGTAGGCACTGAATAAATGACTTCagatttattctttttaatggcTGCCGTTTTTGTGCTGTAGCTCTTTGATCACATTGTGCACTGCATTTCGGATTTCCTGGACTACATGGGGATGAAGAACGCTCGCTTGCCTCTGGGATTcaccttctccttcccctgcaAGCAAACTAGTCTGGATGCTGTGAGTTGAATGTGgtggattacgtgtccatacTAATCATTTTTccatggaatttttttatttagtgtcaTCATTTTAGCATCGAGACAAGTTCATGACTTTTTCCTGGTGCTTCAGGGCATCCTTGTGAATTGGACAAAAGGCTTCAAGGCCACCGACTGTGAGGGGGAGGATGTTGTCGGACTGCTGAGGGAGGGAATTAAAAGGACAGAGGTGAGTCAGTGATCACAGTAACATCGAAAGATATCACGAGGCCTCTTCACCTGCCTTGTGTTCGCGTTTCGTGACCAATCTCAGAGACTGAAGTCTTCCGTTTGTCACATGTCATTTGCAGGAGTTTGATTTAGACGTTGTGGCCATTGTGAACGACACAGTGGGAACGATGATGACATGTGCCTATGAAGAGTCGACGTGTGAGGTTGGTCTAATTGCAGGTCAGTTTCTGACTTTAAGCTGAGTAAAACCTTCATTTGAGAACTTTTATAGCTTATTTCAATTTTTAACTTAAGTTTCGATTGTTTGGGTTGGGTTTAGCTATTTAGCTGTTACATCCCATCTTCAAACTGGTTCATGTTTAGAATGGAGCTTGTTCGATAGTCGAATGTAGTCCTCAGAATTTACATTAAtacaagaaagaaacatttttaattttatttgggCATGCAGCAAATTGACGGTCGAGGTCTTAAACTATCTAGGATGAGGATAATGACCTGTCAGTCATCAGGCTCCACCCATTTATGAAGACATCATTAAAGAGTGTGTTGTGGGTGACAGAAAGTCACATGAAAATCATTGCCCTGTTTTAGGTACTGGCAGTAATGCTTGCTATATGGAGGAAATGAGGAACATTGAGACTGTGGAAGGAGATGAGGGCCGGATGTGTGTGAACATGGAGTGGGGCGCATTTGGAGACAATGACTGTCTAGATGACATCAGGACAGAATATGACAGAGCCGTGGATGACTTCTCACTCAACGCTGGCAAACAAAGgtgtgaaatgtatttattgttgaATATTAATGGTTTGGTAGATGCATCCTAACAATGGTAAgaatctttttttgtgtctgtcagGTATGAGAAGATGATCAGTGGCATGTACCTGGGGGAAATTGTGCGAAACATTCTGATTGACTTGACAAAGCGAGGCTTCCTCTTCCGTGGACAGATTTCAGAGACACTGAAAACACGGGGAATCTTTGA
Above is a genomic segment from Denticeps clupeoides chromosome 8, fDenClu1.1, whole genome shotgun sequence containing:
- the hk1 gene encoding hexokinase-1 isoform X2, which produces MEGDVGIEALPHIDKYLYSMRFSDETLLEIMSRFRRELEKGLSQDTNPTATVKMLPTFVRSIPDGTEKGDFIALDLGGSNFRILRVKVSHEKKQTVQMETEIYDTPEDIIHGSGTRLFDHVAECLGDFMEKHKIKDKKLPVGFTFSFPCAQTKLDEGILLTWTKRFKASGVEGMDVVKLLNKAIKKRGDYEADIMAVVNDTVGTMMTCGFDDHRCEVGIIIGTGTNACYMEEMRHIELVEGDEGRMCINTEWGAFGDDGMLEDIRTDFDRDIDRGSLNPGKQLFEKMVSGMYMGELVRLILVKMAREGLLFEGRITPELLTKGKFETKHISAIEKSKEGLSKAKEILARLGVEPSADDCIAVQHVCAIVSFRSASLVAATLAAILTRLKDNKHVPRLKTTVGIDGSLYKMHPQYARRLHKTVRRLVPECDVRFLLSESGSGKGAAMVTAWAYRLADQTRQIAETLAQFKLSKEQLLEVKRRMKVEIENGLKKDTQDKATVKMLPTYVRQTPDGTENGDFLALDLGGTNFRVLLVKIRSGKRRSVEMHNKIYAIPQEIMQGTGEELFDHIVHCISDFLDYMGMKNARLPLGFTFSFPCKQTSLDAGILVNWTKGFKATDCEGEDVVGLLREGIKRTEEFDLDVVAIVNDTVGTMMTCAYEESTCEVGLIAGTGSNACYMEEMRNIETVEGDEGRMCVNMEWGAFGDNDCLDDIRTEYDRAVDDFSLNAGKQRYEKMISGMYLGEIVRNILIDLTKRGFLFRGQISETLKTRGIFETKFLSQIESDRLALLQVRSILQHLGLDSTCDDSIIVKEVCGTVSHRAAQLCGAGMAAVVDKIRENRGLDQLNITVGVDGTLYKLHPHFSKIMHQTVKELAPKCNVNFLLSEDGSGKGAALITAVGCRLREVEKKS
- the hk1 gene encoding hexokinase-1 isoform X1, with protein sequence MIAAQLLAYYFTELKDDQVKKIDKYLYSMRFSDETLLEIMSRFRRELEKGLSQDTNPTATVKMLPTFVRSIPDGTEKGDFIALDLGGSNFRILRVKVSHEKKQTVQMETEIYDTPEDIIHGSGTRLFDHVAECLGDFMEKHKIKDKKLPVGFTFSFPCAQTKLDEGILLTWTKRFKASGVEGMDVVKLLNKAIKKRGDYEADIMAVVNDTVGTMMTCGFDDHRCEVGIIIGTGTNACYMEEMRHIELVEGDEGRMCINTEWGAFGDDGMLEDIRTDFDRDIDRGSLNPGKQLFEKMVSGMYMGELVRLILVKMAREGLLFEGRITPELLTKGKFETKHISAIEKSKEGLSKAKEILARLGVEPSADDCIAVQHVCAIVSFRSASLVAATLAAILTRLKDNKHVPRLKTTVGIDGSLYKMHPQYARRLHKTVRRLVPECDVRFLLSESGSGKGAAMVTAWAYRLADQTRQIAETLAQFKLSKEQLLEVKRRMKVEIENGLKKDTQDKATVKMLPTYVRQTPDGTENGDFLALDLGGTNFRVLLVKIRSGKRRSVEMHNKIYAIPQEIMQGTGEELFDHIVHCISDFLDYMGMKNARLPLGFTFSFPCKQTSLDAGILVNWTKGFKATDCEGEDVVGLLREGIKRTEEFDLDVVAIVNDTVGTMMTCAYEESTCEVGLIAGTGSNACYMEEMRNIETVEGDEGRMCVNMEWGAFGDNDCLDDIRTEYDRAVDDFSLNAGKQRYEKMISGMYLGEIVRNILIDLTKRGFLFRGQISETLKTRGIFETKFLSQIESDRLALLQVRSILQHLGLDSTCDDSIIVKEVCGTVSHRAAQLCGAGMAAVVDKIRENRGLDQLNITVGVDGTLYKLHPHFSKIMHQTVKELAPKCNVNFLLSEDGSGKGAALITAVGCRLREVEKKS